A DNA window from Mus caroli chromosome 8, CAROLI_EIJ_v1.1, whole genome shotgun sequence contains the following coding sequences:
- the Rpl18a gene encoding 60S ribosomal protein L18a: MKASGTLREYKVVGRCLPTPKCHTPPLYRMRIFAPNHVVAKSRFWYFVSQLKKMKKSSGEIVYCGQVFEKSPLRVKNFGIWLRYDSRSGTHNMYREYRDLTTAGAVTQCYRDMGARHRARAHSIQIMKVEEIAAGKCRRPAVKQFHDSKIKFPLPHRVLRRQHKPRFTTKRPNTFF, from the exons ATGAAGGCCTCGGGCACG CTTCGGGAATACAAGGTGGTGGGGCGCTGCTTGCCAACCCCAAAATGCCACACACCACCACTGTACCGCATGCGAATCTTTGCACCCAACCACGTGGTGGCCAAATCCCGCTTCTGGTACTTTGTGTCGCagctgaagaagatgaagaagtcaTCCGGGGAGATTGTGTACTGCGGACAG GTGTTTGAGAAGTCACCCCTGCGTGTGAAGAACTTCGGCATCTGGCTGCGCTATGACTCCCGCAGTGGCACACACAACATGTACCGGGAGTACAGGGACCTGACCACTGCTGGTGCAGTCACACAGTGCT acCGAGACATGGGTGCCCGACACCGTGCCCGTGCCCACTCCATCCAGATCATGAAGGTGGAAGAGATTGCAGCTGGCAAGTGCCGCCGGCCAGCTGTCAAGCAGTTCCAT GACTCCAAGATCAAATTCCCACTGCCCCACCGTGTGTTGCGGCGCCAGCACAAGCCACGCTTCACCACCAAGAGGCCCAACACCTTCTTctag